In Aestuariibaculum lutulentum, one DNA window encodes the following:
- a CDS encoding peptidoglycan DD-metalloendopeptidase family protein → MKLFSETLNTSIIKPISVLDIPNTGENYVSIDLSETNTVLDQVDVSSSEKFSQYIESYLTSNKADVAFGGYLEPRNIYKRSLHFNREDNLTERNIHLGIDLWYSAGTAVLAALDGEVHSFKNNTNYGDYGPTIILKHQVAGIEFYTLYGHLSLESITSITVGEKVKQGQSIGSLGTPGVNGDYPPHLHFQIIKDLQGYVGDYPGVCNIRDLEFYKMNCPDPNILLKLFEK, encoded by the coding sequence ATGAAATTATTCTCAGAAACGCTGAATACTTCGATAATAAAACCAATAAGTGTTTTAGATATTCCAAATACTGGTGAAAACTATGTGTCTATAGACTTATCTGAAACCAATACTGTTTTAGATCAAGTGGATGTATCTTCTTCTGAAAAATTCAGTCAATATATTGAGTCGTATCTGACATCTAATAAGGCCGATGTGGCTTTTGGTGGCTATTTGGAGCCTAGAAACATTTATAAGCGTAGTTTACATTTTAATCGGGAAGATAACCTTACAGAGCGCAATATCCATTTGGGGATTGATTTATGGTATTCGGCCGGAACAGCTGTTCTGGCAGCTTTAGATGGGGAAGTGCATAGTTTTAAAAATAATACCAATTATGGAGATTATGGTCCCACCATTATTTTAAAACATCAGGTTGCCGGTATTGAATTTTATACCCTTTACGGACATTTAAGTTTAGAGTCTATTACATCTATAACAGTTGGTGAAAAGGTTAAACAAGGACAATCTATTGGAAGTTTAGGAACACCAGGAGTCAACGGCGATTATCCGCCGCATTTGCACTTTCAGATTATAAAAGATTTGCAAGGTTACGTAGGTGATTATCCAGGCGTTTGTAATATAAGGGATTTAGAGTTTTATAAGATGAACTGTCCAGACCCTAATATACTACTCAAGTTATTTGAAAAATAA
- the rimO gene encoding 30S ribosomal protein S12 methylthiotransferase RimO: MRTKSLKKNRINVVTLGCSKNVYDSEVLMGQLKASGKDVVHEEEGNIVVINTCGFINNAKEESVNTILEYMQKKEDGEVDKVFVTGCLSERYKPDLEKEIPNVDQYFGTTELPGLLKALGADYKHELIGERLTTTPKNYAYLKIAEGCDRPCSFCAIPLMRGKHKSTPIEELVIEAEKLAANGVKELILIAQDLTYYGLDLYKKRNLAELLEALVKVEGIEWIRLHYAFPTGFPMDVLEVMNREPKICNYLDIPLQHISDAILKSMRRGTTKEKTTKLLKDFRAAVPNMTIRTTLIVGYPGETQEDYETLRDWVKEMRFERLGCFTYSHEENTHAYTLEDDVPEEVKQERANEIMEIQSQISWELNQEKIGQEFKVVIDRKEGNYFVGRTEFDSPDVDNEVLIDASTTYLKTGEFATVKVTDAADFDLYAEVV, from the coding sequence ATGCGTACAAAATCACTTAAAAAGAACAGGATTAATGTAGTAACCTTAGGTTGTAGTAAAAATGTTTACGACAGCGAAGTTTTAATGGGGCAACTGAAAGCCAGTGGTAAGGATGTTGTTCATGAAGAAGAAGGTAATATTGTTGTGATTAATACCTGTGGATTTATTAACAATGCCAAGGAAGAAAGCGTGAATACTATTTTAGAGTACATGCAGAAAAAGGAGGATGGCGAAGTGGATAAAGTCTTTGTTACAGGATGTTTAAGTGAACGCTACAAGCCGGATTTAGAAAAGGAAATTCCGAATGTCGATCAGTATTTCGGAACCACTGAATTACCGGGGTTATTAAAAGCTTTAGGAGCTGATTATAAACACGAATTAATAGGTGAGCGTTTAACGACAACACCTAAAAATTATGCGTATTTAAAAATAGCCGAAGGTTGCGACCGTCCGTGTAGCTTCTGTGCCATTCCGTTAATGCGCGGTAAGCACAAAAGTACGCCTATTGAGGAGTTGGTGATTGAAGCTGAAAAATTAGCAGCTAATGGAGTTAAGGAGTTAATACTTATCGCTCAGGATTTAACCTATTACGGACTTGATTTATACAAAAAACGTAATCTGGCTGAATTATTAGAGGCTTTAGTAAAAGTTGAAGGTATCGAATGGATTCGTTTGCATTACGCATTCCCTACAGGTTTCCCAATGGACGTGTTGGAGGTGATGAATCGTGAGCCAAAAATCTGTAATTATTTAGATATTCCGTTGCAACACATTTCAGATGCTATTTTAAAGAGTATGCGTCGTGGTACAACCAAAGAAAAAACTACGAAGTTGCTTAAAGACTTTAGAGCAGCTGTGCCAAACATGACCATTCGTACCACATTAATCGTGGGATATCCGGGAGAAACTCAGGAAGATTATGAAACTCTTAGAGACTGGGTGAAAGAGATGCGTTTTGAGCGTTTAGGTTGTTTTACGTATAGTCATGAGGAAAATACGCATGCGTATACTTTAGAGGACGATGTGCCGGAAGAAGTAAAACAAGAGCGTGCTAACGAAATTATGGAAATCCAGTCGCAGATTTCTTGGGAATTAAATCAGGAGAAAATCGGTCAGGAATTTAAAGTGGTTATCGATAGAAAAGAAGGAAACTACTTTGTAGGTCGTACGGAATTCGATTCTCCGGATGTAGATAACGAAGTGTTAATCGATGCCAGCACTACCTATTTAAAAACTGGTGAATTTGCTACTGTAAAAGTAACTGATGCTGCCGATTTCGATTTATACGCTGAAGTGGTTTAA
- a CDS encoding serine hydrolase domain-containing protein: MKKLPYLIIILFFLLFNCSKDETVKDDQTEDISLYFPPINSDTWETISVTDANWNTSEVQPLLDFLAEKNTKSFIMLQNGKIVVEAYFNDHNATKPWYWASAGKTLTSAVTGIAEAEGSININSKVSDYIGTGWTSTTLEQENLITCKHLLTMTSGIDDNYGDAVSPENLFYKADAGTRWAYHNVYVKLQDVVAEATNDTWSNYFNTKLRDKIGMSGTWLNLDNLSVYYSNTRSMARFGLLAYNRGKWNNTQIIPESYFDDAIKTSQSINEAYGYLWWLNGKSSYHLPQTQLQFSGSLIQNAPNDMYAALGKNDQKIYVVPSKKIVVIRMGDAADADNFALSNFDNELWAKINEVIN; the protein is encoded by the coding sequence ATGAAAAAGCTGCCCTACTTAATCATAATATTATTTTTCCTTCTCTTTAATTGTTCTAAAGATGAAACCGTTAAGGATGATCAAACCGAAGATATTAGCCTTTATTTTCCACCCATAAATTCTGATACATGGGAAACCATATCTGTTACTGATGCTAACTGGAATACTTCGGAAGTACAACCCCTACTAGATTTCCTTGCCGAAAAAAACACCAAGAGTTTTATCATGTTACAAAACGGTAAAATTGTTGTGGAAGCCTATTTTAATGATCATAATGCAACAAAACCCTGGTATTGGGCCAGTGCCGGAAAAACCCTAACCTCTGCTGTTACCGGTATTGCCGAAGCTGAAGGCTCTATAAACATTAACAGCAAAGTATCGGACTATATAGGAACAGGATGGACCAGTACGACTTTAGAACAGGAAAACCTGATTACCTGCAAACACCTGTTAACCATGACTTCAGGTATAGACGATAATTACGGTGATGCTGTTTCTCCTGAAAACCTATTTTACAAGGCTGATGCCGGAACTCGCTGGGCCTATCATAATGTTTATGTCAAATTACAGGATGTTGTAGCTGAAGCAACAAATGATACCTGGAGTAATTACTTCAACACAAAGCTAAGAGATAAAATTGGTATGTCTGGTACGTGGTTAAATCTTGACAACCTAAGTGTGTACTACAGTAACACGAGAAGTATGGCTCGTTTTGGATTATTAGCTTACAATAGAGGCAAATGGAACAATACTCAAATTATACCTGAATCCTATTTTGATGATGCCATTAAAACCTCACAATCCATTAATGAAGCTTATGGTTATTTATGGTGGTTAAATGGAAAATCAAGTTATCATTTACCACAAACTCAGTTGCAATTTAGTGGCTCTCTAATTCAGAATGCTCCAAATGACATGTATGCCGCTCTTGGAAAAAACGATCAGAAAATTTATGTCGTGCCCAGTAAGAAAATTGTAGTGATTAGAATGGGTGATGCTGCCGATGCTGACAATTTTGCTCTATCTAATTTTGATAATGAGTTGTGGGCTAAAATAAATGAAGTGATTAATTAA
- a CDS encoding SRPBCC family protein — protein MSFNIYHNLIINASQKEVFDAVSKPVHLDNWWSLKSTGNPELEAEYNLNFTEEYNWFCKVSKIEPDSIIAFKMMVSDKDWNPTTFQFELEPYKEGTMLKFSHVNWPEANDHFKYSSFCWAMLLNGLKNYLEKGIIVPFEERN, from the coding sequence ATGAGTTTTAATATTTACCATAACCTGATAATTAATGCGTCTCAAAAGGAGGTTTTTGATGCGGTGTCAAAGCCAGTACATCTCGATAACTGGTGGTCACTAAAAAGTACAGGAAATCCGGAGCTTGAAGCAGAATATAATCTGAATTTTACAGAGGAGTATAATTGGTTTTGTAAGGTATCAAAAATTGAGCCTGACAGTATCATTGCTTTTAAAATGATGGTGTCTGATAAAGATTGGAATCCTACCACCTTTCAATTCGAATTAGAACCATATAAAGAAGGAACCATGCTAAAGTTTAGCCATGTGAACTGGCCGGAGGCAAATGATCATTTTAAATATTCTTCGTTTTGCTGGGCGATGTTATTAAACGGATTGAAAAATTATTTAGAAAAGGGAATTATCGTTCCTTTTGAAGAACGTAATTAA
- the ftsY gene encoding signal recognition particle-docking protein FtsY → MSFFKKIFSSEKKETLDKGLEKSKTSFFGKLSKAVAGKSKVDDEVLDNLEEVLVSSDVGVNTTLKVIERIEERVSKDKYLGTEELNQILREEIAGLLSETNTGEETEYTIPALAPQADGTKTPYVLMVVGVNGVGKTTTIGKLAYQFKKKGLNVVLGAADTFRAAAIDQLQVWADRVDVPLVKQAMGSDPASVAFDTLKSAVSQNADVVIIDTAGRLHNKVNLMNELTKVKRVMQKVVADAPHDVLLVLDGSTGQNAFEQAKQFTAATEVTSLAVTKLDGTAKGGVVIGISDQFKIPVKYIGVGEGIEDLQVFNKYEFVDSFFK, encoded by the coding sequence ATGAGCTTTTTTAAAAAAATATTTTCTTCAGAAAAAAAGGAAACTCTTGATAAAGGGTTAGAAAAATCAAAAACCAGTTTTTTTGGTAAGTTAAGTAAAGCCGTAGCAGGAAAATCTAAGGTAGATGATGAAGTTTTAGATAACCTGGAGGAAGTATTGGTTAGTAGTGATGTTGGTGTTAATACCACATTAAAAGTTATTGAGCGTATAGAAGAACGTGTATCTAAAGATAAATATTTAGGTACTGAAGAGCTCAATCAGATTTTACGTGAAGAAATAGCTGGGTTATTAAGTGAAACAAATACAGGAGAAGAAACCGAATATACGATTCCTGCATTAGCTCCTCAGGCAGACGGAACAAAAACACCGTATGTTTTAATGGTTGTAGGGGTTAATGGGGTTGGAAAAACAACAACCATTGGTAAATTAGCATATCAATTCAAGAAAAAAGGGTTGAATGTTGTTTTAGGAGCAGCCGATACCTTTAGAGCTGCAGCTATCGATCAGCTTCAGGTTTGGGCCGATCGTGTAGATGTGCCATTAGTAAAACAAGCTATGGGAAGCGATCCGGCTTCAGTGGCTTTCGATACCTTAAAAAGTGCTGTGTCGCAAAATGCAGATGTGGTAATTATCGATACTGCCGGTCGTTTACATAATAAAGTTAACTTAATGAACGAGCTAACCAAGGTGAAGCGTGTGATGCAAAAAGTAGTTGCCGATGCACCTCACGATGTCTTGTTGGTGTTAGATGGTTCTACGGGGCAGAATGCTTTCGAACAGGCAAAACAGTTCACAGCAGCAACCGAAGTAACATCATTAGCGGTAACTAAGTTAGATGGAACAGCCAAGGGTGGTGTGGTTATTGGGATTAGCGATCAGTTTAAAATTCCGGTGAAGTATATTGGCGTAGGAGAAGGAATAGAAGATTTACAGGTCTTTAATAAGTACGAGTTTGTAGATTCATTCTTTAAATAA
- a CDS encoding DUF4295 domain-containing protein, producing MAKKTVASLQTSSKRLTKAIKMVKSPKTGAYMFVESIMAPEVVDDYFKQK from the coding sequence ATGGCAAAGAAAACAGTAGCATCGTTACAAACGTCTTCTAAAAGATTAACAAAAGCGATTAAAATGGTAAAGTCACCAAAAACTGGTGCTTATATGTTTGTTGAGTCTATCATGGCTCCTGAAGTAGTTGATGATTACTTTAAACAAAAGTAA
- the rpmG gene encoding 50S ribosomal protein L33 — MAKKGNRIQVILECTEHKESGQPGTSRYITTKNKKNTPDRMEIKKFNPILKRMTVHKEIK, encoded by the coding sequence ATGGCAAAGAAAGGTAATAGAATACAGGTAATTTTAGAGTGTACTGAGCACAAAGAGTCTGGACAACCAGGAACTTCAAGATACATCACTACAAAAAATAAAAAGAATACGCCAGACAGAATGGAGATTAAAAAATTTAATCCTATCCTTAAGCGTATGACTGTTCACAAAGAAATAAAATAA
- the rpmB gene encoding 50S ribosomal protein L28: MSRVCELTGKKAMVGNNVSHAMNKTKRKFNANLVKKRFYIPEEDNWITLKVSTSALKTINKIGISAALKEAKSKGFLK, translated from the coding sequence ATGTCAAGAGTTTGTGAACTAACAGGAAAGAAGGCAATGGTTGGAAACAACGTGTCTCATGCTATGAATAAAACTAAACGCAAATTTAATGCGAATTTAGTAAAGAAACGTTTTTACATTCCAGAAGAAGACAACTGGATAACTTTAAAGGTTTCTACATCTGCATTAAAAACTATCAATAAAATTGGTATTTCTGCAGCGTTAAAAGAGGCAAAGTCTAAAGGATTTTTAAAATAA
- a CDS encoding competence/damage-inducible protein A, whose amino-acid sequence MLAEIITIGDELLIGQVIDTNSAFIAKQLNKIGVSVYQITSVQDDKDHILKALEDAEKHVDVVILTGGLGPTKDDITKKTIAEYFGDTLVRNEAVLKNIETIWSGHVSGLLLQVNKDQALVPSKSKVLMNRLGTAPGMWMEKGDKTFISLPGVPHEMQALVENEVIPKVKGKYNCPFILHKTLLVYGLGESALAERIEAWEDALPKYIKLAYLPSLGKMRLRLSAKGFDEAELRKNVDAEIAKVIPLIKDEFFGLEDEEGSVEVVIANRLTKIGKTLAMAESCTGGKIAEQFTSHPGASAYFKGGVVTYSTQSKINILGISKELVEEHSVVSKAVVEAMAKNALELFQSDFAVATTGNAGPSKGDSDAEIGTVHIAIATKNGVYSEKFMLGNQRVKVIDKAVNKALEMLLKEIFKN is encoded by the coding sequence ATGTTAGCCGAAATCATCACCATAGGAGACGAACTTCTAATTGGTCAAGTTATTGATACCAATTCTGCATTTATTGCAAAGCAGCTCAATAAAATTGGGGTGTCGGTGTATCAGATAACCTCGGTTCAGGATGATAAGGATCATATATTAAAGGCGCTTGAAGATGCTGAAAAACATGTCGATGTCGTTATTCTTACCGGAGGTTTAGGACCAACGAAAGACGATATTACTAAAAAAACGATAGCCGAGTATTTTGGTGATACTTTAGTGAGGAACGAAGCTGTTCTAAAAAATATAGAGACTATTTGGAGTGGACACGTAAGTGGGCTTTTACTTCAGGTAAATAAAGATCAGGCTTTAGTGCCTTCGAAATCTAAAGTACTTATGAACCGTTTAGGAACGGCACCAGGTATGTGGATGGAAAAAGGAGATAAGACCTTTATTTCCCTTCCAGGTGTACCACATGAGATGCAGGCTTTGGTTGAAAACGAAGTTATTCCAAAAGTTAAAGGCAAATACAATTGTCCGTTTATTTTACACAAAACTTTATTGGTTTATGGCTTAGGTGAAAGCGCCCTTGCCGAACGTATTGAGGCCTGGGAAGATGCTTTGCCTAAATATATTAAACTGGCGTATTTGCCAAGTTTGGGTAAAATGCGTTTGCGCCTATCCGCGAAAGGATTTGATGAAGCTGAGTTAAGGAAAAATGTAGATGCCGAAATCGCTAAAGTTATTCCTTTAATTAAAGACGAGTTTTTCGGATTAGAGGATGAAGAGGGTTCTGTTGAAGTGGTCATCGCTAACAGATTGACCAAAATAGGGAAGACCCTGGCTATGGCCGAAAGTTGTACTGGAGGAAAAATTGCCGAGCAATTCACATCACACCCGGGGGCATCAGCTTATTTTAAGGGTGGTGTTGTAACGTATTCTACACAATCGAAAATTAATATTTTAGGAATTTCAAAAGAACTTGTTGAAGAGCATTCGGTGGTTAGCAAAGCTGTTGTTGAAGCGATGGCTAAAAATGCTTTAGAATTATTTCAATCAGACTTTGCCGTGGCCACAACAGGTAATGCCGGACCAAGTAAAGGCGATTCTGATGCCGAAATAGGAACGGTTCATATTGCCATTGCTACAAAAAATGGGGTCTATTCAGAAAAATTTATGCTTGGAAATCAGCGTGTGAAAGTGATTGATAAAGCAGTAAATAAGGCCTTGGAAATGCTTTTAAAAGAAATTTTTAAAAATTGA
- a CDS encoding Hpt domain-containing protein, which translates to MEQHYKLERVRELADNDEDFIKTLAEAFLEEVPEDAERLKKAVAEKDYHEAYQAAHKMKPTIDLFELGVLETLIEVQDWGKFTKTDLDISNQLEIVIAAVDNAVAEIKSDFNI; encoded by the coding sequence ATGGAACAGCATTACAAATTAGAAAGAGTACGCGAATTAGCAGATAACGACGAAGATTTCATAAAAACTTTGGCTGAGGCGTTTTTAGAAGAAGTGCCGGAAGATGCCGAGCGTTTAAAAAAAGCCGTTGCCGAAAAAGATTATCACGAAGCGTATCAGGCGGCACATAAAATGAAACCTACAATAGATTTATTCGAATTAGGGGTTTTAGAAACGTTAATAGAAGTACAGGACTGGGGTAAGTTTACAAAAACAGATTTAGATATCTCGAATCAACTTGAAATAGTAATAGCAGCTGTCGATAATGCCGTTGCTGAAATAAAATCAGACTTTAATATATAG
- a CDS encoding fumarylacetoacetate hydrolase family protein yields the protein MKIICIGRNYTEHIKELQNEKPTDPVVFLKPDTSVLLKKQPFFIPDFSNDVHHEVEILVKINRIGKHIDRKFAHKYYSEIGLGIDFTARDLQSELKAKGLPWEKAKSFDGAAVIGEWLPVSDFEDINAVEFSLKKNEKIVQLGNTSHMLWKIDELIEYVSKYFTLKIGDIIFTGTPSGVEKVNANDKLKGYIGEKEMFSITVK from the coding sequence ATGAAGATTATTTGCATCGGTAGAAATTATACCGAACATATTAAGGAGTTGCAAAATGAAAAACCAACCGATCCGGTGGTTTTTTTGAAACCTGACACCTCGGTATTGTTAAAGAAACAACCGTTTTTTATTCCAGATTTTTCAAACGATGTACACCACGAAGTTGAGATTCTTGTTAAAATCAATCGCATAGGTAAGCATATCGACAGAAAGTTTGCTCATAAATATTATAGTGAGATTGGTCTGGGGATTGATTTTACAGCGCGCGATCTGCAAAGCGAATTAAAAGCCAAAGGCTTACCCTGGGAAAAAGCAAAATCTTTTGATGGAGCAGCAGTAATAGGTGAGTGGTTACCGGTATCTGATTTCGAGGATATTAATGCCGTTGAATTTTCGTTAAAAAAGAACGAAAAAATTGTGCAATTAGGAAATACCAGCCACATGCTTTGGAAAATTGATGAATTAATAGAATATGTTTCTAAATATTTCACTTTAAAGATTGGAGATATTATATTTACGGGAACTCCATCTGGCGTTGAAAAAGTGAATGCAAACGATAAGCTCAAGGGCTATATAGGAGAAAAAGAAATGTTTTCAATAACAGTTAAATAA
- a CDS encoding 3'-5' exonuclease — protein MQLNLNKPICFFDLETTGVNITTDRIVEIAILKVHPNGKEESKRWLVNPTIPIPKEVTAIHGISDEDVADKPTFKEVAKEVYNLIKDSDLGGFNSNRFDIPLLAEEMLRAEVDFDMKNRLAVDVQTIFHKMEQRTLSAAYKFYCDKNLEDAHTAEADTLATYEVLKAQIAKYDDLENDTKFLAEFSSRKQFADFAGFIAYNKNGEECFSFGKHKGKLVTEILESEPGYFGWLLNADFPLYTKKVLTSIKLRSLNNKLG, from the coding sequence ATGCAACTTAATTTAAATAAGCCCATTTGTTTTTTCGATCTAGAAACAACAGGTGTAAACATTACAACCGACAGAATTGTTGAAATTGCCATTTTAAAAGTACATCCTAACGGAAAGGAAGAAAGTAAGCGTTGGTTGGTCAATCCAACCATTCCAATTCCTAAAGAAGTAACCGCAATTCATGGAATTTCAGATGAAGATGTAGCCGATAAACCAACGTTTAAGGAAGTAGCTAAAGAAGTTTATAACCTGATAAAGGATTCCGATTTAGGCGGATTTAACAGTAACCGATTTGATATTCCCTTGTTAGCTGAAGAAATGTTACGTGCTGAGGTAGATTTCGATATGAAAAACAGATTGGCGGTAGATGTGCAAACCATTTTTCACAAAATGGAACAACGGACTCTAAGCGCAGCTTATAAATTTTACTGCGATAAAAACTTAGAAGACGCGCACACAGCAGAAGCAGATACTTTGGCGACTTACGAAGTGCTGAAAGCGCAGATTGCCAAGTATGACGATTTAGAAAACGACACCAAGTTTTTGGCAGAATTTAGTTCAAGAAAACAGTTTGCAGATTTTGCAGGATTCATAGCTTATAATAAAAATGGAGAAGAATGTTTCTCTTTTGGAAAACATAAAGGGAAATTAGTAACCGAAATTTTAGAGTCTGAACCAGGCTATTTTGGATGGTTGCTTAATGCCGATTTTCCGCTTTACACTAAAAAAGTATTAACATCCATTAAGCTAAGAAGCTTAAATAATAAACTTGGGTAA
- a CDS encoding dihydrolipoamide acetyltransferase family protein codes for MAKFELKLPKMGESVAEATITSWLKEVGDTIELDETVLEIATDKVDSEVPSEVEGVLIEKCFDVNDVVQVGQVVAIIETEGEGVIAKEATETSVVESNDEEIVAVEEVVESIKKVKETLAPVAVASTEDRFYSPLVKNIAKEEGIAQEELDAITGTGKEGRVTKNDILDYIANKENGTVVAQKVETKPVAQPKAPEKPKSAPAPVISSDGDEIIEMTRMGKIIAHHMVESVQTSAHVQSFIEADVTNIWNWRKKVKDNFMKREGENLTFTPIFMEAIAKALRDYPLMNISVQGDTIIKKKNINLGMAASLPDGNLIVPVIKNADQLNLVGMTKQVNDLAKRARANQLKPDDIQGGTYTVTNVGTFGSIMGTPIINQPQVGILALGAIRKVPAVIETPDGDFIGIRYKMFLSHSYDHRVVNGALGGEFVKAVKDYLEAWDVNREI; via the coding sequence ATGGCAAAATTCGAACTTAAGTTACCAAAAATGGGAGAAAGTGTTGCAGAGGCAACCATTACATCTTGGTTAAAAGAAGTAGGAGATACGATTGAACTGGATGAAACCGTCTTAGAAATTGCAACAGATAAAGTAGATAGTGAAGTGCCAAGTGAAGTAGAAGGGGTGCTTATCGAAAAGTGTTTCGATGTTAACGATGTGGTTCAGGTAGGACAGGTTGTTGCAATAATAGAAACAGAAGGAGAAGGAGTTATTGCGAAAGAGGCAACTGAAACTTCAGTTGTTGAGTCTAATGATGAAGAAATTGTTGCGGTAGAGGAAGTTGTTGAGTCTATAAAGAAAGTAAAGGAAACTTTGGCACCTGTTGCTGTAGCTTCAACTGAAGATAGATTTTATTCACCGTTAGTTAAGAATATCGCAAAAGAAGAAGGTATTGCTCAGGAAGAGTTAGATGCTATTACTGGAACAGGGAAAGAAGGAAGAGTAACTAAAAACGATATTTTAGACTATATCGCTAATAAAGAAAATGGTACAGTTGTAGCTCAAAAAGTTGAAACTAAACCTGTAGCCCAACCTAAAGCTCCGGAAAAACCAAAATCGGCACCGGCTCCGGTAATCAGTAGCGATGGTGACGAGATTATTGAAATGACGCGTATGGGTAAAATCATCGCGCATCATATGGTAGAATCTGTGCAGACATCTGCTCACGTGCAAAGTTTTATTGAGGCCGATGTGACAAATATCTGGAACTGGAGAAAGAAAGTTAAAGATAACTTTATGAAACGTGAAGGTGAAAATCTGACTTTTACACCGATCTTCATGGAAGCGATTGCTAAGGCTTTACGCGATTATCCGTTAATGAATATTTCTGTGCAAGGCGATACCATTATAAAGAAAAAGAATATCAACCTGGGTATGGCAGCATCTTTACCTGATGGAAATTTAATTGTACCGGTTATTAAAAATGCCGATCAGTTAAACTTGGTTGGTATGACAAAGCAGGTTAACGATTTAGCAAAACGTGCTAGAGCAAATCAGTTAAAGCCAGACGATATTCAGGGTGGAACGTATACAGTTACTAATGTGGGAACCTTTGGCAGTATCATGGGGACGCCAATTATCAATCAGCCACAAGTAGGTATTTTAGCGCTTGGAGCGATTAGAAAAGTGCCTGCGGTTATTGAAACGCCTGATGGAGATTTTATCGGTATCCGTTATAAAATGTTCTTATCGCACTCTTACGATCACCGTGTAGTTAATGGTGCTTTAGGAGGAGAGTTTGTAAAAGCGGTTAAAGACTATCTTGAAGCCTGGGATGTGAATAGAGAAATCTAA
- a CDS encoding glycosyltransferase family 2 protein — MKLSIVILNYNVRYFLELCLKSVQAAVTDIDAEIIVVDNNSEDDSCKMVKELFPEVKLIENKENYGFSKGNNIGVAKAKGEYICILNPDTVVAEDTFSKLLSFADNTTDLGIVGCKLINGVGEFLPESKRNVPYVKVAFKKMLGKPELYYANHIDENAIGKAKILVGAFMLMKRDVFLQVGGFDEEYFMYGEDIDLSYSIYKAGYSNYYFGETTVLHYKGESTLRDKHYVKRFYGAMQIFYQKHFKKNLLCDFTVWSAVKMAYLINKAPVSKAKQVNEYAFMSSQMNDSLKAVLPKEVVLKNCLESIQDTTEIIFDGNTWSYKEIITAIEKKKAYKSVTYKILPKDSSFIIGSDNAICRGEIINLT; from the coding sequence TTGAAACTCTCAATAGTCATTTTAAATTATAACGTACGCTACTTTTTAGAGCTCTGCTTAAAAAGTGTACAAGCTGCTGTCACAGATATTGACGCAGAAATCATTGTTGTCGACAATAATTCTGAAGATGATAGTTGTAAAATGGTTAAAGAGTTATTTCCGGAAGTAAAACTTATAGAAAATAAAGAAAATTACGGATTCTCTAAAGGAAATAATATAGGTGTTGCTAAGGCAAAGGGAGAATACATATGTATATTAAATCCCGACACAGTAGTTGCTGAAGATACTTTTAGCAAACTATTAAGTTTTGCAGATAATACCACCGATTTAGGTATTGTTGGTTGTAAATTGATTAATGGTGTAGGTGAGTTTTTACCGGAAAGTAAGCGTAATGTGCCTTATGTGAAAGTGGCATTTAAAAAAATGCTTGGCAAACCTGAGCTATATTATGCGAATCATATTGATGAAAACGCAATAGGAAAAGCTAAAATATTAGTAGGAGCCTTTATGCTGATGAAGCGAGATGTTTTTCTTCAGGTTGGCGGGTTCGATGAGGAGTATTTTATGTATGGTGAAGATATCGATTTGTCATACAGTATTTATAAAGCAGGATATTCTAATTATTATTTTGGGGAAACTACCGTTTTACATTATAAAGGAGAAAGTACCCTAAGAGATAAACACTATGTAAAACGCTTTTATGGGGCGATGCAGATTTTCTATCAGAAGCATTTTAAAAAGAATTTACTTTGTGATTTCACGGTTTGGTCTGCCGTTAAAATGGCTTATCTAATAAATAAAGCGCCGGTAAGTAAGGCAAAACAGGTTAATGAGTACGCCTTCATGTCATCTCAAATGAACGACAGTTTAAAGGCTGTATTGCCAAAAGAGGTCGTTCTGAAAAATTGTTTGGAAAGTATTCAGGATACCACCGAAATTATATTTGATGGAAATACCTGGTCTTATAAAGAAATTATAACAGCCATTGAGAAGAAAAAGGCTTATAAATCGGTTACTTACAAAATCTTACCTAAAGACAGTTCCTTTATTATAGGAAGTGATAATGCCATCTGCAGAGGTGAAATTATAAATTTAACTTAG